The DNA window GTCACCGGCGCCCGGGACCAGGTGGTGGCGATCACGCCGGACCCGGCGAAGCTGGCCGCCGCCCGGGTGGCGCCGACCGCGATCGCGCAGGCGTTGAGGACCAACGGGGTGGCGGTGCCGGCCGGCGCGCTGGCCGACGGCGACCGCTCGCTGCCGGTGCAGGTCGGCACGCCGATCCGCACCGTGGACGACCTGCGCGGCATCGTGCTCACCACCGCGCCCGCCGCGCCGGTGCGCCTCGGCGACGTGGCCCGGGTGGAGCAGCAGCTCGCCCCGGCGACGTCGTTCACCCGCACCAACGGCAAGCTGAGCCTGGGCATCGCGGTCACCGCCAGCCCGGACGGCAACGCCGTCGGCATCTCGCACGACATCCGGGACCGGCTGGACGACCTGGCGGCCGCCTCCGGCGCCGAGCTGACCGTGGTCTTCGACCAGGCCCCGTTCGTCGAGCGGTCCATCGAGAGCCTCACCACCGAGGGCCTGCTCGGCCTGCTGATGGCGGTGGTGGTGATCCTGGTCTTCCTGCTCTCGGTCCGCTCCACGGTGGTCACCGCGGTCTCCATCCCGCTGTCGGTGCTGGTCGCGCTGATCGTGCTCTGGGCCGGCGACTACTCGCTGAACCTGCTCACGCTCGGCGCGTTGACCATCGCGGTGGGCCGGGTGGTGGACGACTCGATCGTGGTGCTGGAGAACATCAAACGGCACCTGGAGTACGGCGAGCCGAAGCGGGAGGCGGTCCTGACCGCGGTCCGTGAGGTGGCCGGCGCGGTGACCGCGTCCACGCTCACCACGGTCGCCGTGTTCGCGCCGATCGCCCTGGTGGGTGGCTTCGTCGGCCAGCTCTTCGCGCCGTTCGCGATCACCGTGACGGTGGCGCTGCTGGCCTCGCTGCTGGTGTCGTTGACGGTCATCCCGGTGCTCGCCTACTGGTTCCTGCGGCCGCGTCACCGCGCCGACGACGAGGCCGAGCGCCGGGCCGCCGAGGAGAAGGAGCTGCGCAGCCCGTTGCAGCGGGCGTACCTGCCGGTGATCGGGTTCGCCACCCGGTCGCGGCGGAGCCGGTGGGCCACCGTGGCGCTCGGCCTGCTGGTGCTGCTGGGCACGTTCGGCCTGGCGCAGAAGCTGGAGACGAACTTCCTGGACGACTCCGGCCAGGACACGCTCGCCATCCGGCAGGAGATGCCGGCCGGCACCAACCTGGCCGGCACCGACCGGGCCGCCGCCCGCGTCGAGGAGGTGCTGAAGCGTACGTCGGGGGTGGAGACCTACCAGGTCAGCGCCGGTGGTGGGGACAACCCGTTCGCCGGAGGTGGCGGCAGCGACCGCGCCTCCTGGTCGCTGGCGCTCTCCGACGACACCGACGCCAAGACGGTGCGTGAGGCGCTGCGCGAGGAGTTCGACACGCTCGGCCCGGAGGTCGGCGAGCTGACCTTCGGCGGCGGGCAGAACGCCTCCGCCAACCAGGTCGAGGTGGTGGTGCAGGCCGCCGACCAGGAGACGCTGGCGCGGGCGGCGGAGGAGGTCCGGGCCGCGATGGCCGGCACCTCGGGCGTCGAGGACGTCACCACGAGCCTGGCCACCCGGGTGCCCCGGGTGGAGGTGACCGTGGACCGGGTCGCCGCGGCCCGCGCCGGCCTGACCGAGGCGGCCGTGGGGCAGCTCGTGGCGCAGACGTACCGGGGGGCGCCGCTCGGCCAGGTGACGCTCGACGGCACGGCGCAGGACGTGGTGCTGAGCACCGGGGCCCGGCCGCCGGTGAGCGTGGACGAGCTGCGGGCGCTGCGGGTGGGGGCGGTGACGCTGGACGCGATCGCCGACGTCAACCAGGTCGACGGACCGCAGCAGGTGACCCGGATCGACGGCGAGCGCAGCGTCTCGGTGACCGGCACGGCCACCGGCTCGAACCTCGGGGCCACCACGCAGGAGTTGCAGAAGAAGCTGGACGCGCTGGAGGTGCCGGGCGCCACGTACGTCATCGGCGGGGTGAGCGCCGACCAGGCGGACGCGTTCGCGGACCTCGGCCTGGCGGTGCTGGCCGCCATCGCCATCGTCTTCCTGATCATGGTGGCCACGTTCCGCAGCCTGACCCAGGCGCTGATCCTGTTGATCTCGGTGCCGTTCGCGGCGACCGGGGCGATCGCGCTGCTGCTGGCCACCGGGACGCCGCTGGGCGTGCCGGCGCTGATCGGTGTGCTCATGCTGGTCGGCATCGTGGTGACCAACGCGATCGTGCTGCTCGACCTGATCAACCAGTACCGGGCGCGGGGGATGGGCGTCACCGAGGCGGTCGTCGAGGGGGGCCGGCGGCGGTTGCGGCCGATCCTGATGACCGCGGTGGCGACCGTGTTCGCGCTGCTGCCGATGGCGTTCGGCCTGACCGGCGAGGGCGGCTTCATCTCCAAGCCGCTGGCGATCGTGGTGATCGGCGGCCTGCTCAGCTCCACGCTGCTGACGCTGGTGCTGGTGCCGACGCTCTACACGATGGTGGAGCACACGAAGGGTTCGCTGCGGGCGCGCCGGGACCGTCGCCGCGGCACCCCGGAACCGGCCGAGGCGGTGGAGGCCCCGGCCGATGCGCCGGAGTCGGAACCGGAGCCGGAGCCGGTGACCGTGGGGGGCGGGGACGGTCGGCCCGTGCCGCCGGCCCGCCCGTCCGGGGCGTTGATCGACGGCACGGACCAGTTCGAGGTGCTCCGCCTGCCGAAGAGCCGCCGTTCCCCCCTTCCCCCGACCGAGTGAAAGGCGGGGCCCCCGCTTAACGCTTCCCGTATAGGCGGGTGCCCCGCTTGCCACCTGCACCGCGCGCGGGGCGCCTCCGAGCCGCACCCGGCGGTACGCTCAGTGAGCTGGTGCCTACTTGGGGTGCGGGGGCGCGGATGGCGGGCGGCGCGAGCCGGTGGGGGCGGCGCACGCTGCTGCGCCGATCCGCGCTGGTGCTCGGCGGCGCGGCGCTCGGGCCCGCCGCCACGGTGGAGAGCACCTGGGTGGCCGACCGTCGACTCCCGCTGGCCGGCGGCCCGGCCAGCGCCACGCTCGGCAACCGCCGGCAGGATGTCGGCGGCGGCGGGGTGGAGGTGGTCTGGGGGTCCGGCTCGGCACTCCGCTGGTGGCGCTGACGTTCGACGACGGTCCCCGCCCACAGTGGACTCCGATGGTGCTGGACACGTTGGCCGAGCACCGGGTGCCGGCGACGTTCTTCCTGGTCGGTGAGCGGGCCCGCCGGCATGCCGCGGTGCTGCGCGGCCGAATGGGCGAGCACGAGGTGGGCAACCACAGCTGGGCGCATCACGACCTCACCCGGATGGACGCCGCGACGGTGCACGACGACCTGAGTCGCAGTCACGACGCGATCGTCGCGGCCACCGGTTCCGCGCCCCGGCTGCTCCGGCCACCCTGGGGCCACCTCGGCGGGGCGGTGCTGCACGCCGCGGCCCGGCTGGACTACCGGGTGGTGCTCTGGACGCTCCAGATGGTCGAGCGCGAGTTCCCGCACGATCCGGTCGGGCACGCCCGGCGGATCGTCGCCAACGTGCGCCCCGGCACCATCCTGCTCGGGCACGACGTCGGCGACGAGCGGCGGCTGGTGGCGCTGCGCGGGCTGCCCGACATGATCGCCGGGCTGCGGGCCCCGGGCTACACCTTCGTCACGGTCTCCGACCTGCTGCGTCGCGCTTCCGGCCCGGGAGCGGCCCGGTAGGGTGCCGGCGTGTCACCCACCCTCTCGGTCCTCGTCCGCAACCGCGACTTCCGGAACCTGTTCCTCGCCGAGCTGGTGGTCTTCGGCGCCGACTGGTTCGTCATGGTGCCGCTGCTGGTGCTCCTGCCGGACCTGACCGGCAGCGGGGTGTGGGGCGCGTTGGTGCTGGCCGTGGACACCGGCACCACCGCGCTGCTGCTGCCGTACGCCGGCACCGTCGCCGACCGGTTCGACCGCCGCCGGGTCATGATGGCGGCCAACCTGGCCGCGCTCGCCGGCATCCTGCTGCTGCTCGGCGTGCGCTCCGCCGGTACGGCGTGGCTGGCCCTGGTGGCGATCGCGGTCGTCGCGGTGGCGAAGGCGGTCTACTCGCCCGCCGCGCAGGCCGCACTGCCCAATGTGGTCGACCCGGCGGACCTGGCGGCGGCGAACGCGGTCGCCGGCTCGGCGTGGGGCACCATGACGGTGGTCGGCGCCTCACTCGGCGGCATGCTCAGCGCCGCGTCCGGGCCGTACGCCAGCTTCTACGTGGCCGCCGCGGGCCTGGCCGGGGCGGCGGTCCTGGCCGCGCTGATCCGCCGCCCCCTCCAGGCGCCCCGGGACCCGGCGGCGGCGGTGCCGCGCACGCTCGCGGCGATCCGGGAGGCGCTGGGCTACATCGCCCACCGGCCGCGCGTGCTGGCGCTGGTCACGGTGAAGTCGGCGGTCGGCCTGGGCAACGGCGTGCTGACCGTCTTTCCGCTGCTCGCCGGCGTCTACGGCGTCGGCGCGGTCGGCGCCGGCCTGCTCTTCGCGGCCCGGGGCGCCGGGGCGCTCGTCGGCCCGATCCTGATGCGCCGGGTGCTCAGCAACCGGGCCTGGCTGCTCACCGGTCTCGCGCTGTCCATGTCGCTGTACGGCCTGGCCTATCTGGGCGCCTCGGCGGTGTCCTGGTTCCCGCTGGTGCTGGTGCTGGTCTTCCTGGCCCACCTGGGCGGCGGCAGCAACTGGGTGCTGTCCAACTACGCGCTGCAGGGCGAGGTGCCGGACCGGCTGCGCGGCCGGGTCTTCGCCACCGACATGATGCTGGCGACGCTCGCCATCGCGGTCAGCCAGCTGGTGGTGGCGCTCGTGGTGGACCGGGTGGACGAGCGCAGCGTGCTGGCCGGCTGCGGCCTGGTCACCGTCGTCTACGCGATCGGTTGGCGCCTCGCCACCCGCAGTCTCTCGCTGACCGACCCGGTCGAAGCGCCCGCCCCGGGGCGGGCCGACTGACCGTTGACGCGCCGCCTTCGGGGGTGTCGGCCGCCCTCCGGTCCCAGGCTCCGGGCGGGTCCGGTGCGTGGTCGCGGTCAGGCCCTAGCATGAGCCGGTGCCGACGACTTTCGCCTCCGGTCCGGTCCGGGTCCGAGTGCCCGCGACCAGCGCCAACCTCGGCCCCGGCTTCGACGCGCTCGGGCTGGCTCTCGGCCGGCACGACGACGTGACCGCCGAG is part of the Micromonospora sp. WMMD980 genome and encodes:
- a CDS encoding efflux RND transporter permease subunit — its product is MSLLARFSLANRGLIALIALVTAAFGAFAVPSLKQQLLPSLEFPAAFIVAPYPGAAPEIVESQVAEPIENSLQGIPGLEKVTSTSREGAATIQVQYEFGTDLDDVVNKMETALNRTQLPEGVDPQVIAGSTDDLPAVVVAATGDGDERALAEKLRTAVVPELEGLDGVRSVDVTGARDQVVAITPDPAKLAAARVAPTAIAQALRTNGVAVPAGALADGDRSLPVQVGTPIRTVDDLRGIVLTTAPAAPVRLGDVARVEQQLAPATSFTRTNGKLSLGIAVTASPDGNAVGISHDIRDRLDDLAAASGAELTVVFDQAPFVERSIESLTTEGLLGLLMAVVVILVFLLSVRSTVVTAVSIPLSVLVALIVLWAGDYSLNLLTLGALTIAVGRVVDDSIVVLENIKRHLEYGEPKREAVLTAVREVAGAVTASTLTTVAVFAPIALVGGFVGQLFAPFAITVTVALLASLLVSLTVIPVLAYWFLRPRHRADDEAERRAAEEKELRSPLQRAYLPVIGFATRSRRSRWATVALGLLVLLGTFGLAQKLETNFLDDSGQDTLAIRQEMPAGTNLAGTDRAAARVEEVLKRTSGVETYQVSAGGGDNPFAGGGGSDRASWSLALSDDTDAKTVREALREEFDTLGPEVGELTFGGGQNASANQVEVVVQAADQETLARAAEEVRAAMAGTSGVEDVTTSLATRVPRVEVTVDRVAAARAGLTEAAVGQLVAQTYRGAPLGQVTLDGTAQDVVLSTGARPPVSVDELRALRVGAVTLDAIADVNQVDGPQQVTRIDGERSVSVTGTATGSNLGATTQELQKKLDALEVPGATYVIGGVSADQADAFADLGLAVLAAIAIVFLIMVATFRSLTQALILLISVPFAATGAIALLLATGTPLGVPALIGVLMLVGIVVTNAIVLLDLINQYRARGMGVTEAVVEGGRRRLRPILMTAVATVFALLPMAFGLTGEGGFISKPLAIVVIGGLLSSTLLTLVLVPTLYTMVEHTKGSLRARRDRRRGTPEPAEAVEAPADAPESEPEPEPVTVGGGDGRPVPPARPSGALIDGTDQFEVLRLPKSRRSPLPPTE
- a CDS encoding polysaccharide deacetylase family protein, whose product is MALTFDDGPRPQWTPMVLDTLAEHRVPATFFLVGERARRHAAVLRGRMGEHEVGNHSWAHHDLTRMDAATVHDDLSRSHDAIVAATGSAPRLLRPPWGHLGGAVLHAAARLDYRVVLWTLQMVEREFPHDPVGHARRIVANVRPGTILLGHDVGDERRLVALRGLPDMIAGLRAPGYTFVTVSDLLRRASGPGAAR
- a CDS encoding MFS transporter, with amino-acid sequence MSPTLSVLVRNRDFRNLFLAELVVFGADWFVMVPLLVLLPDLTGSGVWGALVLAVDTGTTALLLPYAGTVADRFDRRRVMMAANLAALAGILLLLGVRSAGTAWLALVAIAVVAVAKAVYSPAAQAALPNVVDPADLAAANAVAGSAWGTMTVVGASLGGMLSAASGPYASFYVAAAGLAGAAVLAALIRRPLQAPRDPAAAVPRTLAAIREALGYIAHRPRVLALVTVKSAVGLGNGVLTVFPLLAGVYGVGAVGAGLLFAARGAGALVGPILMRRVLSNRAWLLTGLALSMSLYGLAYLGASAVSWFPLVLVLVFLAHLGGGSNWVLSNYALQGEVPDRLRGRVFATDMMLATLAIAVSQLVVALVVDRVDERSVLAGCGLVTVVYAIGWRLATRSLSLTDPVEAPAPGRAD